One Actinomyces respiraculi DNA window includes the following coding sequences:
- a CDS encoding histidine phosphatase family protein: protein MTDLVLWRHGQTDYNAALRLQGQVDVPLNEEGRAQAQAAAPGLAALHPALLAASPLGRAQETAEALAGLTGLEVVTVGDLAERSFGVWEGLRRAEIKAGWPEQYGRWRAGQDPEGVDVEPRARVAERVGKALEGLVEQAGERDVVVAVAHGAAITLGASWLLGLDPSTWFGLRGVENCHHAVLRRSNRAPGWMLVGWNLPGTLPGPTEVPGAGAIRG, encoded by the coding sequence ATGACCGACCTCGTCCTGTGGCGCCACGGCCAGACTGACTACAACGCCGCCCTGCGTCTCCAGGGGCAGGTGGACGTCCCCCTCAACGAGGAAGGGCGCGCGCAGGCTCAGGCCGCCGCCCCCGGTCTGGCTGCGCTGCACCCGGCCCTGCTGGCCGCCTCGCCTCTTGGGCGCGCCCAGGAGACCGCCGAGGCGCTGGCCGGGCTCACCGGGCTGGAGGTCGTGACGGTCGGCGACCTCGCGGAGCGCTCCTTCGGCGTCTGGGAGGGGCTGCGCAGAGCTGAGATCAAGGCCGGCTGGCCTGAGCAGTACGGGCGCTGGCGGGCCGGTCAGGACCCTGAGGGTGTCGACGTCGAGCCCCGGGCCCGGGTCGCCGAGCGTGTTGGCAAGGCCCTGGAAGGGTTGGTTGAGCAGGCGGGGGAGAGGGACGTTGTCGTCGCTGTCGCCCACGGTGCGGCCATCACTCTGGGGGCCTCCTGGCTGCTGGGGCTGGACCCCTCGACGTGGTTCGGGCTGCGGGGTGTGGAGAACTGCCACCACGCCGTGCTGCGGCGCTCCAACCGCGCGCCGGGCTGGATGCTGGTGGGCTGGAACCTGCCGGGGACGCTGCCCGGGCCGACGGAGGTGCCCGGGGCGGGGGCAATCCGGGGGTGA
- the rsfS gene encoding ribosome silencing factor, whose translation MTATPEALALTLTAARAAAEKKADDIIAIDVSERLALTDVFLITSGATDRQVRAIVDAIDEAMLKAGSKRRMREGFEEAHWVLLDYGDIMVHVQQTEDREFYALERLWKDCPLIELPALLAEVAAGNADD comes from the coding sequence GTGACCGCCACCCCCGAGGCCCTGGCCCTCACACTGACCGCCGCCCGCGCGGCTGCGGAGAAGAAGGCCGACGACATCATCGCCATCGACGTCTCCGAGCGTCTGGCTCTCACCGACGTCTTCCTCATCACCTCCGGTGCCACGGACCGGCAGGTGCGCGCCATCGTCGACGCCATCGATGAGGCGATGCTCAAGGCCGGCTCCAAGCGCCGGATGCGTGAGGGCTTCGAGGAGGCCCACTGGGTCCTGCTCGATTACGGCGACATCATGGTCCACGTCCAGCAGACCGAGGACCGCGAGTTCTACGCCCTGGAGCGCCTGTGGAAGGACTGCCCGCTTATCGAGCTGCCGGCTCTCCTCGCCGAGGTCGCGGCTGGGAACGCGGACGACTGA
- the nadD gene encoding nicotinate-nucleotide adenylyltransferase has translation MHDGSRPLRIGIMGGTFDPIHHGHLVAASEVQNVFGLDEVIFVPTWAQPFKKSGKVSAAEHRYLMTVIATASNNRFTVSRVDIERGGTTYTIDTLHDIAAEYPGAELYFITGADALAQILTWKDNEEILGMARLVGVTRPGHILTDSGLPEDRVDFLEVPAMAISSTDCRERVSRGAPVWYLVPDGVVQYIRKYGLYRPHRQSEVTSMTAHVVREQTARSAHEEGERR, from the coding sequence ATGCATGACGGTTCCCGTCCGCTGCGCATCGGCATCATGGGTGGCACCTTCGACCCCATCCACCACGGGCACCTCGTGGCCGCCTCTGAGGTGCAGAACGTCTTCGGCCTCGACGAGGTCATCTTCGTGCCCACCTGGGCCCAGCCCTTCAAGAAGAGCGGCAAGGTCTCGGCTGCTGAGCACCGCTACCTCATGACGGTGATCGCCACGGCCTCCAACAACCGCTTCACGGTCTCGCGCGTGGACATCGAGCGCGGCGGGACCACCTACACGATCGACACCCTGCACGACATTGCCGCCGAGTACCCGGGCGCAGAGCTGTACTTCATCACCGGCGCGGACGCCCTGGCGCAGATCCTCACCTGGAAGGACAACGAGGAGATCCTCGGTATGGCCCGCCTGGTGGGCGTCACCCGCCCCGGCCACATCCTGACTGACTCGGGGCTGCCGGAGGACCGCGTGGACTTCCTCGAGGTCCCCGCCATGGCGATCTCCTCGACCGATTGCCGTGAGCGTGTGTCCCGCGGGGCACCCGTGTGGTACCTGGTGCCCGACGGCGTCGTGCAGTACATCCGTAAATATGGCCTCTACCGGCCGCACCGGCAGTCCGAGGTGACGTCGATGACGGCCCACGTCGTGCGCGAGCAGACCGCACGCTCGGCACACGAGGAAGGAGAACGACGGTGA
- the gnpA gene encoding 1,3-beta-galactosyl-N-acetylhexosamine phosphorylase produces MPHKTHSPRTTGRVTMPIQEGIDDQIRELVTALGADAVRNSDGTWLPEIASELVDRVYSTYFPARGDQDWALAHPDTLVNQYLMSARVTAMGQGPLTIDVLDGYFREQFVPCYERVERFWEVIDRTSGEVVAPSGWSVDESTGVLTIAEPTPWHEYTVGFLADQVWDTTQMYNYITNGWGETDPTRVKERPYDVRKNGVWEYAQQALREWLEAHPEVDVVRFTTFFYHFTIAFNTHGEEKFVDWFGYSASVSPEAIDAFEAEYGYALRAEDFIDAGYYNNPFRVPSPRFRDWISFQSRFVADKAKRLVDIAHEAGREAMMFLGDNWIGTEPFGEHFPSIGLDAVVGSAGSAATTRLIAEIPGVRYSEVRFLPYFFPDVFNHDGADPVGQANDSWLTSRRAIVRKPLDRMGYGGYVSLALEFPEFIDRITDICQEFRDIHEQSGGELPENAPFAVGILNAWGPLRSWQTHMVAHALWYKAAYSYVGVIEALAGLPFKVRFLSFDEVREQGVPEEVGVLINAGAAGTSYSGGEAWADGRLAEILREWVAAGHGLIGVGEPAAYDKGGSFIQLSDVLGVDRERQLTLNTDRYPTLVEGHVITADLKRASAFDDGEGAGGDVYTVSERTQVLSYDDGTVKIAANEFGAGRAVYFSGLPYSFTNSRTLQRALYWAAGREDLLSRWFTTHPATEVAWYPGRRKMLVTNNAYEAVTTTVLGDGREWQLTLEPMGSAWVDVD; encoded by the coding sequence ATGCCCCACAAGACCCACTCCCCCCGTACCACTGGCCGCGTCACCATGCCCATCCAGGAGGGCATCGACGACCAGATCCGCGAGCTCGTCACCGCCCTCGGTGCCGATGCCGTGCGCAACTCGGACGGCACCTGGCTGCCCGAGATCGCCTCCGAGCTCGTCGACAGGGTCTACTCGACCTACTTCCCGGCCCGTGGGGACCAGGACTGGGCCCTCGCCCACCCCGACACCCTCGTCAACCAGTACCTCATGAGCGCGCGCGTGACCGCCATGGGCCAGGGCCCGCTCACCATCGACGTCCTCGACGGCTATTTCCGCGAGCAGTTCGTGCCCTGCTACGAGCGCGTCGAGCGCTTCTGGGAGGTCATCGACCGCACCAGTGGCGAGGTCGTGGCACCCAGCGGCTGGAGCGTGGACGAGTCCACCGGCGTGCTCACCATCGCCGAGCCGACCCCGTGGCACGAGTACACGGTCGGCTTCCTGGCCGACCAGGTGTGGGACACGACCCAGATGTACAACTACATCACCAACGGCTGGGGCGAGACGGACCCCACCCGGGTCAAGGAGCGCCCCTACGACGTGCGCAAGAACGGCGTGTGGGAGTACGCCCAGCAGGCCCTGCGCGAGTGGCTCGAGGCCCACCCGGAGGTCGACGTCGTGCGCTTCACAACGTTCTTCTACCACTTCACCATCGCCTTCAACACGCACGGCGAGGAGAAGTTCGTCGACTGGTTCGGCTACTCCGCCTCCGTGTCTCCCGAGGCCATCGACGCCTTCGAGGCCGAGTACGGCTACGCGCTGCGCGCCGAGGACTTCATCGACGCCGGCTACTACAACAACCCCTTCCGCGTGCCGAGCCCGCGCTTCCGCGACTGGATCAGCTTCCAGTCCCGCTTCGTCGCCGACAAGGCGAAGCGGCTGGTGGACATCGCCCACGAGGCCGGCCGTGAGGCCATGATGTTCCTGGGCGACAACTGGATCGGCACCGAGCCCTTCGGCGAGCACTTCCCCTCCATCGGGCTCGACGCCGTCGTCGGCTCGGCCGGCTCGGCGGCCACGACCCGCCTCATCGCCGAGATCCCGGGCGTGCGCTACTCCGAGGTCCGCTTCCTGCCCTACTTCTTCCCGGATGTCTTCAACCACGACGGCGCAGACCCGGTCGGCCAGGCCAACGACTCCTGGCTCACCTCCCGCCGCGCCATCGTGCGCAAACCCCTGGACCGCATGGGCTACGGCGGCTACGTCTCCCTGGCCCTGGAGTTCCCGGAGTTCATTGACCGCATTACCGACATCTGCCAGGAGTTCCGCGACATCCACGAGCAGTCCGGCGGCGAGCTGCCTGAGAACGCCCCCTTCGCCGTCGGCATCCTCAACGCCTGGGGACCCCTGCGCTCCTGGCAGACACACATGGTCGCCCACGCCCTGTGGTACAAGGCCGCCTACTCCTACGTCGGCGTCATCGAGGCGCTGGCCGGCCTGCCGTTCAAAGTCCGCTTCCTGTCCTTCGACGAGGTGCGTGAGCAGGGCGTGCCCGAGGAGGTCGGCGTCCTCATCAACGCCGGTGCCGCCGGCACCTCCTACTCCGGGGGCGAGGCCTGGGCCGACGGACGCCTGGCCGAGATCCTGCGCGAGTGGGTCGCCGCCGGGCACGGCCTCATCGGTGTGGGCGAGCCCGCCGCCTACGACAAGGGCGGCTCCTTCATCCAGCTCTCGGATGTCCTGGGTGTCGACCGCGAGCGCCAGCTCACCCTCAACACGGACCGCTACCCCACCCTGGTCGAGGGCCACGTCATCACGGCGGACCTTAAGCGGGCCTCCGCCTTTGATGACGGCGAGGGCGCGGGCGGTGACGTCTACACGGTCAGCGAGCGCACGCAGGTGCTCTCCTACGACGACGGCACAGTCAAGATCGCCGCCAACGAGTTCGGCGCGGGTCGAGCGGTCTACTTCTCCGGCCTGCCGTACTCCTTCACCAACTCGCGCACCCTGCAGCGCGCCCTGTACTGGGCGGCCGGGCGCGAGGACCTGCTGAGCAGGTGGTTCACCACCCACCCGGCCACAGAGGTCGCCTGGTACCCGGGCCGGCGCAAGATGCTCGTGACCAACAACGCCTACGAGGCCGTGACGACGACGGTCCTGGGTGACGGGCGCGAGTGGCAGCTGACGCTCGAGCCCATGGGCTCGGCCTGGGTCGACGTCGACTGA
- a CDS encoding glycosyltransferase family protein encodes MSAAPIRVMLYSHDAQGLGHLRRNLALAHHLSQHLPELAQAPVTGLLVAGLTPGEGFEVPDGFDWLVLPGIVKSPDGYQPRRLNSTRAQLRHLRSQVIEAALISFAPDLFIIDRHPYGVRQELLEPLRALRRHHPDTRVVLGLREVLDHPATMEREWANLGPSQQLRELVDQVWVYGDPTVHDLTSTGEGPMVLADRMRFTGYLSLGKRAVDFSGTSSVQVPGLFVLTTAGGGSDALPLLLQSAAMEPPAGHQHIVVCGPQLSEPDVAQVARVAGPRTRVLRTWPGLSHHVNEAAAVISMGGYNTVCEILSTSVPSLIVPRETPRLEQLIRARSLERCGAVEVLRFSEMTPAALGQWAASAVGRTVNRERIDLAGLSTVPLLAHELLAEDVEEGRAA; translated from the coding sequence ATGAGCGCCGCGCCCATCAGAGTGATGCTCTACAGCCACGACGCACAGGGACTGGGCCACCTGCGTCGCAACCTCGCCCTGGCCCACCACCTGTCCCAGCACCTCCCCGAGCTCGCCCAGGCTCCGGTCACCGGCCTGCTCGTCGCGGGGCTGACGCCCGGCGAGGGCTTCGAGGTGCCCGACGGCTTCGACTGGCTCGTGCTTCCCGGCATCGTCAAGTCACCCGACGGCTACCAGCCCCGGCGCCTGAACTCGACGCGTGCCCAGCTGCGCCACCTGCGCTCCCAGGTGATCGAGGCGGCCCTGATCTCCTTCGCCCCCGACCTGTTCATCATCGACCGCCACCCCTACGGCGTGCGCCAGGAGCTGCTGGAGCCGCTGCGGGCGCTCCGGCGCCACCACCCCGACACCCGTGTGGTCCTGGGGCTGCGCGAGGTCCTGGACCACCCGGCCACCATGGAGCGCGAGTGGGCCAACCTCGGCCCGAGCCAGCAGCTGCGCGAGCTCGTCGACCAGGTGTGGGTCTACGGCGACCCCACCGTGCACGACCTCACGAGCACCGGGGAGGGCCCGATGGTCCTGGCCGACCGGATGCGCTTCACCGGTTACCTGTCGCTCGGCAAGCGCGCCGTCGATTTCTCGGGCACCAGTTCCGTGCAGGTGCCCGGCCTCTTCGTGCTCACCACGGCCGGCGGGGGCTCGGACGCGCTGCCGCTGCTCCTGCAGTCCGCCGCCATGGAGCCGCCCGCGGGGCACCAGCACATCGTCGTCTGCGGGCCCCAGCTCAGTGAACCGGACGTCGCGCAGGTCGCCCGGGTCGCCGGGCCGCGCACCCGGGTCCTGAGGACCTGGCCGGGGCTGAGCCATCACGTCAACGAGGCTGCGGCCGTCATCTCCATGGGCGGCTACAACACCGTGTGCGAGATCCTGTCGACCTCGGTCCCCTCCCTCATCGTGCCCCGAGAGACGCCCCGCCTCGAGCAGCTCATCCGGGCGCGCTCCCTGGAGCGCTGCGGCGCCGTTGAGGTGCTGCGCTTCTCGGAGATGACCCCTGCGGCACTGGGACAGTGGGCGGCCTCGGCTGTCGGCCGGACCGTCAACCGTGAGCGCATCGATCTTGCCGGCCTGTCCACCGTGCCGCTGCTGGCGCACGAGCTGCTCGCCGAGGACGTTGAGGAGGGGCGGGCAGCATGA